TCGTATGGCTAAAGATGCTGTAGAACGTGGAGATCGTACAACGCTTTCAACGGTTGATAACATTGCGGCAAAAGAAGTGTTTGATGCAGCAAAAGCGGGTGATGAGGTAGCCGCTCGAATTGTAAATCGTGCAGCATTTTATTTGGCTAAATCCATGGCAGCCGTTGGGGCAGTGTTGAATCCCGAGGTGTTTATTGTCGGTGGTGGTGTTTCCAATGCAGGTGACATTCTCTTTAATGAAGTTCGCGAAGTATATGCGAAATATACTCCGGAACCACTTCAACGTGGAGTATCAATTCTACCAGCTCAACTTGGTAACGATGCTGGAATTGTCGGAGCTGCCGGATTACTTCTTCGTTCATAGGAGTTGTCCTGTTTGATATAACGAGTTAATGGCTTGCTAAACTCAATACCCAAGGGAGGGAAAGCTGATGCCTGAAGGCGACAATAATGCGTCGGCCATGGCCACCTTGATTATTATTACAGGTATGTCTGGAGCAGGTAAGACACTGGCTGTACAGAGCCTAGAGGATCTTGGTTTTTTTTGTGTAGATAATTTACCACCAGTACTCATCCCTAAGTTTGCGGAACTCATTGAACAATCTAATGGTAAAATCGCTAAAGTAGCACTAGTGATTGACTTGAGAGGCCGCGAATTCTTCACTGCGTTATCCGAATCGCTGCAATATGTCAGAGAGCGGTTCACAATGGGATGTGAAATTCTGTTTCTAGATGCTACGGATTCTGTTCTTGTACAGCGTTATAAGGAAAGCCGTAGACGTCATCCACTTGCACCTGAGGGCATGCCGTTAGATGGTATTCGATTAGAGCGTCAAATGTTAGAGGAGCTTAAGAATTCAGCGACACAATTAATCGATACTAGTAATATGAAGCCGGGTCAATTGAAGGAAAAGATTGTTTCTCGGTTTTCTCATCTAGAGAGAAATACATTATCTGTTAATATTACTTCGTTTGGTTTCAAATACGGTATTCCCATTGATGCTGATTTAGTATTCGATGTTCGCTTTTTGCCTAATCCACATTATGTTGATCATCTAAGACCACGCACAGGTCAAGACAATGATGTGTATGATTATGTTATGAAGTGGCCAGAAACACAATCCTTTCTGACGAAGCTATTAGATATGCTGTATTTCTTGTTACCCCAGTACCATAAAGAAGGCAAGAGTCAGGTCATTATCGGTATTGGTTGTACGGGAGGAAAACACCGTTCGGTAGCCATATCGGAATATCTGGGTAAGATGCTTGGAGCCAGTGAAACAGAATCGGTCTCGGTCAGTCACCGTGATTCCGATCGTGATCGGCATTAATGAGGTGAAATGATGAAAGTGGTTGAACAAATAGGAAAGCGTCCACGGATTGTTGTCATGGGCGGAGGCACAGGATTGTCTGTCATGCTACGTGGTCTGAAGGAGAAGCCGCTTGATATTACGGCTATTGTCACAGTAGCAGATGATGGGGGAAGCTCAGGCATTTTGCGTAGTGAGCTACAGATGCCGCCTCCAGGGGACATTCGTAATGTCATTACTGCGCTTGCTGATGTTGAACCTCTGTTGTCGGAAATGTTGAGTTATCGTTTCAGTAGTGGCTCAGGGCTCGCAGGGCATAGTCTAGGTAATCTTATCTTAGCTGGTATGACGGATATCACAGGTGACTTCGTGACTGCGGTGAGAGAGCTAAGCAAGGTGCTAGCTGTCCGCGGTCAGGTATTACCTGCGGCTGATGTAGCTGTCACACTTCATGCGGAGATGGAAGATGGAAGCATTGTTAGTGGTGAGTCCAAGATTCCAGAAGCCGGCAAAAGAATTAAACGCGTTTTTCTAGATCCAGCTAGCGTAGAGCCGTTGCCAGAAGCTGTTGAAGCCATCTCTCAAGCAGATGCAATCTTAATCGGGCCGGGAAGCCTCTATACGAGTATTCTGCCTAATTTACTAGTACCTAAGCTAGCAGAAGCCGTCTGTGCCTCTGAAGCGATCAAAATTTTTATCTGTAATGTGATGACTCAGCCGGGTGAGACGGATAATTATACGGTAAGTGATCACCTAAAGGCAGTTTATGATCATATTGGTACGCAGCTATTTGATTATGTTATTGTTAATAACGGTGAAATCCCGATACAGGTACAAGATAAATATGCCGAAAAGGGAGCTAAGCCCGTCCAATTAGACTGGGATGAAGTGACTGGACACGGCTACAAGGTGATTGCAGATACGCTAGTCCTATTCCGGACCTATTTGCGACATGATGCCGATAAACTGAGCCAGCACATTTATCAACTTGTGCAAAATTGGATTTTACGAGAGAGGTGAGTCCTTTGTCATTTGCAGCACAGACAAAGAAAGAATTGACGATGATTGAAGGACAGCCATGCTGTGAGAAAGCCGAATTGTCGGCATTGATCCGTATGAATGGTGCGGTTCAGCTCTCAAATAAAAAGGTTATTCTAGATATTTCTACAGAGAATGCGGCCATTGCAAGACGAATTTATAGCTTGATTAAGAAGTATTTCCAAGCGCCGACTGAATTACTCGTACGCAAAAAAATGAGATTGAAAAAAAATAACGTCTATATTGTACGTATACCAGGCGGAGTTCAGGAAATGCTGAAAGAGCTAAGTATCGTCTCGGAAGGCTTTAATTTCACACCCGACATTAACCCCGAACTCATCCGTAAAAATTGTTGTAAGAGGGCTTACCTTCGCGGGGCATTTATGGCCGGCGGTTCTGTTAATAATCCAGAGGGATCTTCCTACCACTTGGAGATTTCTTCTATGTATGAGGATCACTGTAGGGCTCTTGTAAATTTAGCCAACGAGTTTAGACTTAACGCCCGTTTCATTGAGCGTAAGAAAGGTTTCGTTCTTTATATCAAGGAAGGCGAGAAGATTATTGAATTTCTTAGCTTGATCGGTGCACATCAATCATTATTCAAGTTCGAGGATGTGCGGATTATGCGTGATATGAGGAACTCTGTCAATCGTATCGTGAACTGTGAGACTGCGAATCTTAACAAAACCATTGGTGCTGCTGTCCGGCAGATCGATAACATCAGGCTACTACAGAGAGAAATAGGTCTGGACAACTTGCCAGAGAGGCTACGTGAGGTTGCTGAGGTTAGGCTAGCACATCCAGATCTGAACTTGAAGGAAGTTGGCGAGATGCTTAAAGGTACAGTGAGTAAATCAGGCGTAAATCATCGACTTCGTAAGATTGATGAGATGGCTGAGAAAATTCGTAACGGGTGAGTTTTTTTTTATAGTGTCCTTCATGCTATAATGGTATAATGTTCTTAATATAAAATGTTTTCAAGTGGTTAGATTCATAATATAGGGGGTAAGTTTCCATGACAAAGCACCCGGTAGTTGTCCGTTTAAAGACGGGTCTCCATGCCAGACCGGCAGCATTGTTCGTCCAAGAAGCGAATAAGTACTCGTCTGAAATTTTCGTGGAAAAAGATGATAAAAAAGTGAACGCTAAAAGTATCATGGGAATCATGAGCCTAGCGATCAGTTCGGGTACAGAAGTTAATATTAGTGCTGAAGGTGCAGACGCTGAACAGGCTGTAACCGCTTTAGTAAATTTGGTAAGTAAGGAAGAATTAGAGAATCAATAAAGCTCCAATATTTAACAACAAATAGCAGCTAATCCCTATGAGGAGTGGCTGCTATTTGTTGTTGTGAGATTTGATATTTCTTATTAATGACTGCGATTCATCTTATCGGAGATAAAATATCTACGCGAATAACTATGATTTGAATCTATTAAGATTTCTGCGGATAAATTGTTGAGTATTACAGAAGAATACCGAGGAATAATGACAAAAGTAACCTAATCTGTTAATTCTGAGAACAGACTGCAGGGAGTCAAGGATGCTGAAGAATACCTGATAAATATGATTAATTAACTAAAAAAATTTCTTTCGGACAATGGGTGCAACATTTTCCAATTTGCTTCGTCTATAGGGTACATAACAATGAGGAGGAGATTTTTATGCAAGGTTTAGTAAAGAAGGTAAGTTCTGTATTGGTTGTAGGTGCATTATTAGTAGGGGCTACGGGATTGAATGGTTCATTCGGTTTAGCATCTAAGGCATATGCTGCGGAGGTGGGTGTTCAGCGCAACGTTGTTAATGTAGTAGGAAAAGGTGAAATCTCGGTTACTCCAGATATTGCTTATTTATCAATAGGTGTCAATATAGAAGCAGATACAGCTCAAGCTGCCCAGAAAGCGAATGCAGCAATCATGCTCAAGCTGAACAAACTTCTAAAGGATAGTTGGGCAATTGCGGATAAAGATATAAAAACGTCACAATTCTATGTGCAGCCTAACTATACCTACTCGGACAAAGAAGGCCAGAAGATTAAAGGATACACCGCTAATCATGTTCTTACCGTGAGTTATCGTGATCTTTCCAAATTAGGCCAGTTACTTGATGCGGCTTCAAACGCTGGTGCTAACAACATAAATAACGTACAGTTCTCGGTTGAGAATCGTGACCAATATGAGACACAAGTCATTGAGAAAGCCATGGCTAATGCGGAAATAAAGGCGGGTTCCATAGCGAAAGCGGCTAAACGCCAGTTAGGTACGGTTCTAGTCGTAAGTCAAGGAGACGCCAGCAATCCAGTTGTGTACCATGAACAGCTCTCAGCGTATAAGGCGATGGATACGGCAAGTGGTGCTACAGAAGTTGAGGCAGGTGAAATAAAAGTTTCAACACAGTTAAGCGTTCAATACGAATTGAAATAGTTGGAAGTTATTCTCTCATCATAGCGCATAAACGTTGAGAACTGTTTTCTCTGGACATGCTTAGTCCAGAGAAAACAGTTTTTCTTGTGTTTGTCAATGATCACATTTTTGTAATATGAGCACTGTTGTTTATAGTTCCTTGTCGAAACATGTTGTGTCATCGGGGAAAAAACGATATAGTGAATATGCGAAAATTTGTATATGTTCATGGGGTGAAGTGAGCATACTATGAATGATAGGGGGATGGTGCATATGATTGAACTTGTCCGTATAGAGAAGAAGTTTGAAGGGCAAGATGTGGTGCATCCACTGACACTAGCTATTAAAGAAGGGGAATTCCTAACTTTATTAGGTCCAAGTGGCTGTGGTAAAACTACAATTCTCCGCATGATCGCGGGATTTGAACAACCAACCCAAGGTGAGATTATTCTAGCAGGTAAGAATGTAACCCAACTTTCGCCTAATCAGCGGGATCTAAATTTGGTGTTTCAGCATTACGCCCTGTTTCCACATATGACGGTTGAAGACAATATTGCTTTTGGACTTAAAATGAAAAAATTACCAAAGGAACAACAAAAGGAGCGGATCGCAGAGGCAGTTGCAATGACGCAACTAACGGCTCTGACGAACCGATATCCTCATCAACTCTCGGGAGGCCAGCAGCAACGTGTAGCGATTGCTAGGGCTATAGTGAATAAACCAAAGGTGCTACTGTTGGATGAGCCACTTGGAGCACTGGATCTACAACTGCGTAAAAATTTACAATCCGAGCTTAAGCATTTACAACGAACGCTGGGTATTACTTTTGTCTACGTAACACACGATCAAGAAGAAGCGATGATGATGTCTGATCGTATTGTAATCATGAATAATGGTCAAGTTGAACAGATTGGATCCCCTAGAGATATTTATGAGACGCCGCAAACTCTGTTTGCAGCAACCTTTGTAGGAGAGAATAATATTTTCGCTTCTGACGAAGGTCTTGTAGCTGTTCGCCCTGAGAAATTATTCGCGCAGAAGAGTGAACTGGGTGCGAAGAAGCTCGGTATGATAGAGGACGTTCTGTACATGGGAAATGTACATAAACTAATCGTTCGGCTGGATAGTGAGATGAATGAACCACAACAACAATCAATGACGGTGACTATTGTCCTGAATATAGCTGATGAACAGCAATGGCAAGTGGGTGAACGAATTGGGGTGAGCTGGCACGCCAAAGATGAGGTGGTGATCAAGTCATGAAAAAAGTGAAATGGTTGATCTCACCCGTCGTATTATGGCTTGGCCTCTTCTTAATCGTTCCTATGCTGATTGTGTTGGTCATGTCTTTTATGCAGCGCGATACACTAGGCAATGTTGTTTATTCATTTAGCTTGGATGGATATATTACCTTTTGGGATTCATTGTACCTAGGAATTTATTGGGATACGATTGTCTTATCGGTCTTGACCACTCTCATTTGTCTGTTGGTCAGCTATCCACTAGCGTATTATATTGCGGGAGCAAGCCCTCGAATACAGAATTGGGGACTTATTCTTATTACCGTTCCGTTCTGGATTAACTTTCTCATACGGACATATGCATGGGTGCTCTTGCTGCGTACACAAGGGGTCGTCAATAGTCTACTTCTAAATTTTGGATGGATTGATGAACCGCTGCAAATGCTGTATACCAAGGGTGCGGTACTGCTGGGTATGGTATATAACTTCATTCCCTTCATGGTATTGCCGTTGTATGTGGCTATTGAGCAGATCGATAAGCGTCAACTTGAAGCTGCGAGTGATTTAGGAGCAAGTCGTTGGAAGGCGTTCTGGCATATTACATTACCCCAGAGTAAGTCGGGTATAATGACGGGATCAGTGCTTGTATTTGTATCTACAGCAGGGATGTTCGTCGTGACAGATATCCTTGGGGGCTCCAAATCTTCGATGATTAGTAACATCATACAATCCCAGTTTCTCGGAGCTCGTAACTGGCCGTTTGGGTCGGCGTTATCTGTTATATTTATACTGACTTCGCTTGTGCTCATAATGTTATTTAACCGGGCGATGCAGTCTCGTCATGAACGATTAAAGGAGGGGAACTCATGAATAAGAGAAGCCACCCTCTTCTAGGCCTTCATTCATTATTGATGATGATATTCATCTATGTACCCATAGTGTTAGTTATCGTCTATTCCTTCAATAATACGAGGTTAAGTGGAGATTGGAAGGGATTCACTTTAGATTGGTATTCCTCACTTCTGAAGGATCGCCATGTGATGGAAGCTTTGGTAAACAGTCTT
The nucleotide sequence above comes from Paenibacillus sp. IHBB 10380. Encoded proteins:
- the rapZ gene encoding RNase adapter RapZ, coding for MPEGDNNASAMATLIIITGMSGAGKTLAVQSLEDLGFFCVDNLPPVLIPKFAELIEQSNGKIAKVALVIDLRGREFFTALSESLQYVRERFTMGCEILFLDATDSVLVQRYKESRRRHPLAPEGMPLDGIRLERQMLEELKNSATQLIDTSNMKPGQLKEKIVSRFSHLERNTLSVNITSFGFKYGIPIDADLVFDVRFLPNPHYVDHLRPRTGQDNDVYDYVMKWPETQSFLTKLLDMLYFLLPQYHKEGKSQVIIGIGCTGGKHRSVAISEYLGKMLGASETESVSVSHRDSDRDRH
- a CDS encoding gluconeogenesis factor YvcK family protein, with the protein product MKVVEQIGKRPRIVVMGGGTGLSVMLRGLKEKPLDITAIVTVADDGGSSGILRSELQMPPPGDIRNVITALADVEPLLSEMLSYRFSSGSGLAGHSLGNLILAGMTDITGDFVTAVRELSKVLAVRGQVLPAADVAVTLHAEMEDGSIVSGESKIPEAGKRIKRVFLDPASVEPLPEAVEAISQADAILIGPGSLYTSILPNLLVPKLAEAVCASEAIKIFICNVMTQPGETDNYTVSDHLKAVYDHIGTQLFDYVIVNNGEIPIQVQDKYAEKGAKPVQLDWDEVTGHGYKVIADTLVLFRTYLRHDADKLSQHIYQLVQNWILRER
- the whiA gene encoding DNA-binding protein WhiA, with protein sequence MSFAAQTKKELTMIEGQPCCEKAELSALIRMNGAVQLSNKKVILDISTENAAIARRIYSLIKKYFQAPTELLVRKKMRLKKNNVYIVRIPGGVQEMLKELSIVSEGFNFTPDINPELIRKNCCKRAYLRGAFMAGGSVNNPEGSSYHLEISSMYEDHCRALVNLANEFRLNARFIERKKGFVLYIKEGEKIIEFLSLIGAHQSLFKFEDVRIMRDMRNSVNRIVNCETANLNKTIGAAVRQIDNIRLLQREIGLDNLPERLREVAEVRLAHPDLNLKEVGEMLKGTVSKSGVNHRLRKIDEMAEKIRNG
- a CDS encoding HPr family phosphocarrier protein; amino-acid sequence: MTKHPVVVRLKTGLHARPAALFVQEANKYSSEIFVEKDDKKVNAKSIMGIMSLAISSGTEVNISAEGADAEQAVTALVNLVSKEELENQ
- a CDS encoding SIMPL domain-containing protein codes for the protein MQGLVKKVSSVLVVGALLVGATGLNGSFGLASKAYAAEVGVQRNVVNVVGKGEISVTPDIAYLSIGVNIEADTAQAAQKANAAIMLKLNKLLKDSWAIADKDIKTSQFYVQPNYTYSDKEGQKIKGYTANHVLTVSYRDLSKLGQLLDAASNAGANNINNVQFSVENRDQYETQVIEKAMANAEIKAGSIAKAAKRQLGTVLVVSQGDASNPVVYHEQLSAYKAMDTASGATEVEAGEIKVSTQLSVQYELK
- a CDS encoding ABC transporter ATP-binding protein, with the translated sequence MIELVRIEKKFEGQDVVHPLTLAIKEGEFLTLLGPSGCGKTTILRMIAGFEQPTQGEIILAGKNVTQLSPNQRDLNLVFQHYALFPHMTVEDNIAFGLKMKKLPKEQQKERIAEAVAMTQLTALTNRYPHQLSGGQQQRVAIARAIVNKPKVLLLDEPLGALDLQLRKNLQSELKHLQRTLGITFVYVTHDQEEAMMMSDRIVIMNNGQVEQIGSPRDIYETPQTLFAATFVGENNIFASDEGLVAVRPEKLFAQKSELGAKKLGMIEDVLYMGNVHKLIVRLDSEMNEPQQQSMTVTIVLNIADEQQWQVGERIGVSWHAKDEVVIKS
- a CDS encoding ABC transporter permease, which produces MKKVKWLISPVVLWLGLFLIVPMLIVLVMSFMQRDTLGNVVYSFSLDGYITFWDSLYLGIYWDTIVLSVLTTLICLLVSYPLAYYIAGASPRIQNWGLILITVPFWINFLIRTYAWVLLLRTQGVVNSLLLNFGWIDEPLQMLYTKGAVLLGMVYNFIPFMVLPLYVAIEQIDKRQLEAASDLGASRWKAFWHITLPQSKSGIMTGSVLVFVSTAGMFVVTDILGGSKSSMISNIIQSQFLGARNWPFGSALSVIFILTSLVLIMLFNRAMQSRHERLKEGNS